A genomic region of Arachis stenosperma cultivar V10309 chromosome 9, arast.V10309.gnm1.PFL2, whole genome shotgun sequence contains the following coding sequences:
- the LOC130951771 gene encoding NDR1/HIN1-like protein 26, whose amino-acid sequence MRGNDHIPIRHVPGHNPNQKPIRRHHTARYYVQRVQDSLTTRVSKVICGTFLSLLFILGLITFILWISLRPHRPRFHIHEFSIPGLAQSSGFQNAQVNFNATARNANQNIGIYYESMDGAVYYQDQKIGSTPLLDPFYQQPKHTTIVNAVLSGATLTVNSQRWTEFQNDRVHGSVVFRLELTSVIRFKISSWQSKRHRMHANCNAGVGPDGSILPLYKDKRCPVYFS is encoded by the coding sequence ATGCGCGGCAACGACCACATACCCATCCGCCACGTTCCGGGCCATAACCCGAACCAGAAGCCCATAAGGCGTCACCACACGGCCCGCTACTACGTGCAGCGGGTACAGGACAGCCTCACCACCCGGGTCTCCAAGGTCATCTGCGGCACCTTCCTCAGCCTCCTCTTTATTTTGGGCCTAATCACTTTCATCCTCTGGATCAGCCTCCGCCCTCACAGGCCCAGATTCCACATCCACGAGTTCTCTATTCCGGGCCTGGCCCAATCATCTGGCTTCCAAAATGCCCAAGTCAATTTCAATGCAACGGCCCGAAACGCCAATCAGAACATCGGTATTTACTACGAGTCAATGGACGGGGCGGTTTACTACCAGGATCAGAAAATCGGGTCGACGCCGTTACTTGATCCGTTTTATCAGCAGCCCAAACATACGACGATAGTGAACGCCGTTCTCAGTGGGGCTACGTTGACCGTTAACAGTCAACGATGGACGGAGTTCCAGAACGATAGGGTTCACGGTAGCGTGGTGTTCCGCTTGGAATTAACGTCTGTGATTCGGTTCAAGATATCGTCGTGGCAGAGCAAGCGCCACAGAATGCACGCTAATTGTAATGCGGGTGTGGGACCCGATGGGTCCATCTTACCCCTTTACAAAGACAAGAGATGCCCCGTTTACTTCTCTTGA